Proteins found in one Arachis stenosperma cultivar V10309 chromosome 8, arast.V10309.gnm1.PFL2, whole genome shotgun sequence genomic segment:
- the LOC130944645 gene encoding DNA-directed RNA polymerase V subunit 1 isoform X1: MEAVEDAPPSNVSEGEIAGIRFAMASRKEICTASISDSSISHASQLSNPFLGLPLEFGRCESCGTSEAGKCEGHFGYIELPVPIFHPSHVIELKRMLSLICLNCLKLKKTKFPGSSSVLAQRLLSSSCCPDVNAAQVSIREIKTDGAYVLVLKVPKNKMRTGFWSFLHKYGYRYEIDNTRALLPCEVMEMIKRFSPETKKKLAGKGYFPQDGYVLKYLPVPPNCLSVPVVSDGVSVMSSDPSITILRKLLRKVEIIRGSRSGEPNFESHLVEANELQSLFDQYLQVRGTSKPARDIETHYGVNKELNDSSTKAWLEKMRTLFIRKGSGFSSRNVITGDGYKRINEIGIPLEVAQRITFEERVSMHNMRYLQKLVDENLCLTYKEGMSTYSLREGSKGHIYLKPGQIVHRRIMDGDIVFINRPPTTHKHSLQALAVYIHNDHTVKINPLICGPLGADFDGDCVHLFYPQSLAAKAEVLELFSVEKQLLSSHSGNLNLQLTSDSLLSLKTLMKKCFLNRATAHQLAMFLSVPLPPPALLERRSRNSYWSAMQLLQCALPPSFDCTGGRYLIRQSEILEFDLSRDILPTTINEIAASIFFGKGPKEALSFFDLIQPLLMESIFAEGFSFGLQDFSVSRAAKRGINRNIGKVSSLLGQLRSIYNELVAQQVERHIQDLERPVINSALKSSKLGDLIDSKSRGAIDKVVQQIGFLGQQLFERGRFYSKGLIEDIAVHFRLKCCYDEDSYPSAEYGLLKGCFFHGLDPYEELVHSVSTREIIVRSSRGLSEPGTLFKNLMAILRDVMICYDGTVRNVCSNSIIQFDYGKQAGDVTQHLFPAGEPVGVLAATSMSNPAYKAVLDASPSSNSSWELMKEILLCKVNFRNEPNDRRVILYLNDCGCGKTYCRENAAYSVKNQLGKVSLKDAAVEFIIEYQQQRRHRESSEIGAGLIGHIHLNEIMLKKLKINSEEIFQRCQDRVMSFYKKKKVSSIFKRIALDVSSECCSCSHSSAPCVMFLWQDDDMNELNVTANILSDTVYPALLETIIKGDPRIRSANIIWVNSDTNTWVRNPCKSPNGELALDISLEKAAVKQSGDAWRIVIDSCLPVIHLIDTRRSIPYAIKQIQELFGISCTFDQAIQRLASSVKMVAKGVLREHLVLLASSMTCGGNLVGFNTGGYKALARQLNIQVPFTDATLFTPRKCFERAAEKCHTDSLSSIVASCSWGKHVAVGTGSRFDILWNANEINSKEIRGMDVYNFLHMVKSVNGEEENNACLGEDIDDLLDEDDVDFAVSPQHNSGFEAVFEENCELLNGSTANGWDTDQNEAKSNDWSAWGGGNIAETKGGASKDWDASIGESKEKSNDWSAWGGGNIAETKDGASKAWDSSIGEAKEKANDWSACGGGNKAETKDGASKAWGASTGEAKEKSNDWSAWAGNKSVIHDGGSERAPKDSWRPQKLMSDVNQEDYTKPSSWDANTDREITPSNNWSAWGGSKSGTQDGGFEKAPEGSWNQKLKSVQKDFPNSSAWNAKQDEKQSNDWSSRRSQDGGFERAQEDTWNANTEPARTKSHDWSNRGHNKSQFQDDSQKSGAWGAKPDQTRSSDRSNWRQNKSQVQDDSQTSSAWGSRPNQTKTSWGQDKSQAQDDSQTSSAWGSRPNQTKTSWGQDKSQAQDDSPNSSAWRVKPDETMTSDWSCLGQNKSQAQNDNQKLSAWGAKPDQTKGSDWSNWGQNKSQAQEDSWKSEKSGAWDMNADQPKASSNDWQARAGNKSQMQDGGSEGAQENSWGTRKWKAEDKVRAAVIQNDTSRSGGWDTKANPSKPRSNEWSSWGSNNNKGEPKVGDDGIPVESNAWAHKSENVNVNQSKEIESNWDAKKPVDNSSWGRPKSQEDRPWNTQNESNQAASSQGWESQIASANADSDKSFQWGKRGRESFKKNRFEGSQGWGSNAGDRQNKSRPPRTPGSRLDIYTSEEQEVLKDIEPIMQSIRRIMQQEGYNDGDPLAADDQTFILENVFEHHPDKENKMGAGIEHVMIDKHSVYQESKCFYVVLKDGEKRDFSYRKCLGNFLKKKYPDVAESFVGKYFRKPRPRGDQASTPGLSEQTTTAGLSEQAAAPGLLGPAPTPGSSEQAPNPGLAETN; encoded by the exons GTGATGGAAATGATTAAGAGGTTTtctccagagaccaaaaagaaGCTTGCTGGTAAAGGATATTTTCCCCAGGATGGATATGTTTTGAAGTATCTTCCTGTACCACCAAACTGCTTGTCTGTGCCAGTAGTTTCTGATGGAGTCAGTGTCATGTCTTCG GATCCTTCTATTACTATTCTTAGAAAATTGCTCAGGAAGGTGGAAATCATCAGAGGGTCTAGATCTGGTGAACCAAACTTTGAGTCTCATTTGGTGGAAGCAAATGAGTTGCAGTCACTGTTTGATCAGTACCTTCAAGTTAGGGGTACTTCTAAGCCAGCACGTGATATTGAAACCCATTATGGTGTCAATAAAGAACTCAATGATTCTTCTACAAAAGCGTGGCTTGAAAAAATGAGGACCTTATTTATAAGGAAGGGTTCTGGCTTTTCTTCACGCAATGTGATAACTGGAGATGGTTATAAGAGGATAAATGAAATAGGGATTCCTCTTGAGGTAGCACAAAGGATAACATTTGAGGAGAGAGTTAGCATGCATAACATGAGGTACTTACAGAAGTTAGTTGATGAAAATTTGTGCCTAACCTACAAGGAAGGTATGTCTACATATTCACTAAGGGAGGGCTCAAAGGGGCACATATATCTCAAACCAGGCCAAATAGTGCATAGAAGGATTATGGATGGTGATATTGTCTTCATCAACAGACCACCTACAACACACAAACATTCATTACAAGCACTTGCTGTGTACATCCACAATGACCACACTGTTAAGATAAATCCTCTCATTTGTGGGCCCCTAGGAGCTGATTTTGATGGTGACTGTGTCCATCTATTTTATCCACAGTCTCTTGCTGCTAAAGCTGAGGTACTGGAGCTATTCTCTGTGGAGAAACAGCTTCTTAGTTCACACAGTGGTAATCTAAACCTCCAGTTGACCTCTGATTCGTTGCTATCACTGAAGACTTTGATGAAGAAATGCTTTTTGAATAGAGCGACAGCACATCAATTAGCAATGTTTCTTTCCGTACCTCTGCCACCACCTGCTTTACTCGAACGCAGATCTCGTAATTCATACTGGTCTGCCATGCAATTATTACAATGTGCGTTGCCCCCATCTTTTGATTGCACTGGCGGTAGATACTTAATCAGGCAGAGCGAGATCTTAGAATTTGATCTCAGTAGGGACATTTTGCCAACAACAATAAATGAAATAGCTGCTTCAATTTTCTTCGGAAAGGGCCCTAAGGAAGCACTCAGTTTCTTTGATTTGATACAGCCCCTTTTAATGGAAAGCATATTTGCTGAAGGCTTTAGCTTTGGCTTACAAGATTTTTCAGTATCCAGGGCAGCAAAGCGAGGAATAAATAGAAACATTGGGAAAGTTTCTTCATTGTTGGGTCAACTCAGGTCAATATACAATGAGCTGGTTGCACAGCAAGTGGAAAGACACATTCAAGATCTTGAACGACCAGTTATTAATTCTGCTCTAAAGTCGAGCAAACTTGGGGATTTGATTGACTCAAAGAGTAGGGGGGCTATTGACAAGGTGGTTCAACAAATTGGTTTCTTAGGCCAGCAGCTTTTTGAGAGAGGGAGATTCTATTCCAAGGGCTTAATTGAGGATATAGCTGTTCATTTTCGTTTAAAGTGTTGTTATGATGAGGATAGCTACCCTTCTGCTGAATATGGCTTACTCAAAGGGTGCTTTTTTCATGGTTTGGATCCATATGAAGAGTTGGTGCATTCAGTTTCTACAAGGGAAATAATTGTGCGTTCCTCAAGAGGATTATCTGAACCCGGAACACTGTTCAAGAACTTAATGGCCATCCTCCGTGACGTCATGATTTGCTATGATGGGACTGTTAGAAATGTTTGTAGCAATTCCATCATTCAGTTTGATTATGGGAAGCAAGCTGGAGATGTGACCCAACATTTATTCCCTGCTGGTGAGCCTGTAGGTGTCTTAGCCGCAACTTCTATGTCAAATCCTGCTTATAAGGCAGTCCTTGATGCCAGTCCTAGCAGCAATTCTTCATGGGAATTGATGAAG GAGATACTGCTCTGCAAGGTCAATTTTAGGAATGAACCAAATGATCGTCGTGTAATTTTGTACTTGAATGATTGTGGCTGTGGGAAGACTTATTGCCGAGAAAATGCTGCTTATTCGGTAAAAAACCAATTGGGAAAAGTCAGTCTCAAGGATGCAGCAGTAGAGTTCATTATTGA ATATCAGCAACAGCGGCGTCACAGGGAAAGCTCAGAAATTGGTGCAGGCCTTATTGGTCATATTCATTTGAATGAG ATAATGTTAAAGAAGCTGAAGATCAATTCGGAGGAAATTTTTCAAAGATGCCAAGATAGAGTTATGTCCTTttacaagaagaagaaagtcaGTAGTATTTTCAAGAGGATTGCACTGGATGTCAG CAGTGAGTGTTGCTCTTGCTCGCATTCTTCAGCACCGTGTGTAATGTTCCTTTGGCAAGATGATGATATGAATGAGTTAAATGTAACTGCAAACATTCTGTCTGACACAGTCTATCCGGCTCTGCTTGAAACAATAATCAAAG GTGATCCTCGAATTCGCTCAGCGAATATAATCTGGGTTAATTCGGACACAAACACATGGGTTCGAAACCCCTGTAAATCTCCAAATGGTGAATTGGCGCTAGATATTTCTCTTGAGAAGGCAGCTGTTAAACAAAGTGGTGATGCTTGGAGGATTGTAATCGACTCCTGCCTTCCTGTTATTCACTTGATTGATACAAGGCGTTCGATACCTTATGCAATCAAGCAAATTCAGGAACTATTTGGGATCTCATGTACTTTTGATCAAGCAATTCAG CGTCTTGCATCATCTGTGAAAATGGTGGCAAAAGGTGTTCTCCGTGAGCATCTTGTTCTTTTAGCTAGCAGTATGACATGTGGTGGAAATTTGGTTGGGTTCAATACGGGTGGGTATAAAGCTCTTGCTCGACAATTAAACATTCAAGTACCTTTTACTGATGCAACACTCTTT acaccTAGAAAATGTTTTGAGCGAGCAGCAGAGAAATGCCATACGGACTCTTTATCAAGCATAGTTGCCTCCTGTTCTTGGGGTAAACATGTTGCAGTTGGTACAGGATCAAGATTTGATATTCTATGGAATGCGAATGAA ATAAATTCAAAGGAGATTCGAGGGATGGATGTTTACAATTTTCTTCACATGGTCAAAAGCGTTAACGGCGAAGAGGAAAATAATGCTTGTTTGGGTGAAGATATTGATGATTTGCTAGACGAAGACGATGTAGACTTCGCTGTGTCCCCACAGCATAACTCTGGTTTTGAAGCTGTTTTTGAAGAGAATTGTGAACTATTGAATGGTTCAACAGCCAATGGTTGGGATACAGATCAAAATGAAGCAAAGTCAAATGATTGGTCAGCCTGGGGAGGAGGGAACATAGCTGAAACGAAAGGTGGTGCATCCAAGGATTGGGATGCAAGCATAGGTGAATCCAAAGAAAAATCAAATGATTGGTCAGCATGGGGAGGAGGGAATATAGCTGAAACAAAAGACGGTGCATCCAAGGCTTGGGATTCAAGCATAGGTGAAGCTAAAGAAAAAGCAAATGATTGGTCAGCCTGTGGAGGAGGGAATAAAGCTGAAACAAAAGACGGTGCCTCCAAGGCTTGGGGTGCAAGCACAGGTGAAGCCAAAGAAAAATCAAATGATTGGTCAGCATGGGCTGGAAACAAATCTGTAATACATGATGGTGGATCTGAAAGAGCACCAAAAGATTCTTGGAGGCCACAGAAGTTGATGTCTGATGTTAATCAAGAAGACTATACTAAGCCAAGTTCTTGGGATGCAAATACAGATCGGGAAATAACACCATCAAATAATTGGTCAGCATGGGGTGGAAGCAAATCTGGTACACAGGATGGTGGGTTTGAAAAAGCTCCAGAGGGTTCCTGGAATCAGAAGTTGAAATCTGTCCAGAAAGACTTTCCCAATTCCAGTGCTTGGAATGCAAAACAGGATGAGAAACAGTCAAATGACTGGTCATCTAGGAGAAGTCAGGATGGTGGTTTTGAAAGGGCCCAAGAGGATACTTGGAATGCCAACACAGAACCGGCAAGAACAAAATCACATGACTGGTCAAATAGGGGCCATAATAAATCTCAATTTCAAGATGATTCTCAGAAGTCTGGTGCTTGGGGTGCAAAACCAGATCAGACAAGATCAAGTGACCGGTCGAATTGGCGGCAAAATAAATCTCAAGTTCAAGATGATTCTCAGACTTCTAGTGCCTGGGGTTCAAGGCCAAATCAGACAAAAACCAGTTGGGGTCAAGATAAATCTCAAGCTCAAGATGATTCTCAGACTTCTAGTGCCTGGGGTTCAAGACCAAATCAGACAAAAACCAGTTGGGGTCAAGATAAATCTCAAGCTCAAGATGATTCTCCTAACTCCAGTGCTTGGCGTGTAAAACCAGATGAGACAATGACAAGTGATTGGTCCTGTTTGGGTCAAAACAAATCTCAAGCTCAAAATGATAACCAGAAGTTGAGTGCTTGGGGTGCGAAACCAGATCAGACAAAAGGAAGTGATTGGTCCAATTGGGGTCAAAATAAATCTCAAGCTCAGGAGGATTCTTGGAAGTCTGAGAAGTCCGGTGCTTGGGACATGAATGCAGATCAGCCAAAAGCAAGTTCAAATGATTGGCAGGCAAGGGCTGGAAATAAATCTCAAATGCAAGATGGTGGATCTGAGGGAGCCCAAGAGAATTCTTGGGGAACTCGTAAGTGGAAAGCTGAAGATAAGGTCAGAGCAGCTGTTATTCAAAATGATACATCTAGGTCTGGTGGTTGGGATACAAAGGCAAATCCTTCAAAACCAAGGTCAAATGAATGGTCATCATGGGGAAGTAATAACAACAAAGGTGAACCAAAGGTCGGAGATGATGGTATACCGGTGGAGTCCAATGCTTGGGCCCATAAATCTGAGAATGTGAATGTGAACCAGAGTAAGGAAATTGAATCAAATTGGGATGCTAAGAAGCCTGTTGACAATAGCTCTTGGGGAAGACCCAAGTCCCAGGAAGACCGACCATGGAATACCCAGAATGAGTCCAATCAAGCTGCAAGTTCACAGGGGTGGGAATCACAAATTGCTTCAGCCAATGCCGACAGTGACAAAAGTTTTCAATGGGGAAAACGAGGCAGGGAATCATTCAAGAAAAATCGTTTCGAAGGTTCTCAAGGTTGGGGTTCAAATGCTGGTGACAGGCAGAACAAGAGTCGCCCTCCTAGAACACCTGGATCAAGGTTGGATATATACACTTCTGAGGAACAAGAGGTTTTGAAGGATATTGAACCCATTATGCAGTCAATCAGACGGATCATGCAACAAGAAGG GTACAATGATGGGGATCCATTAGCAGCAGATGATCAAACATTTATACTTGAGAATGTGTTTGAACACCATCCagataaagaaaataaaatgggtGCTGGAATTGAACATGTCATG ATTGACAAACACAGCGtttatcaggaaagcaaatgcttTTACGTGGTTTTGAAGGATGGAGAAAAAAGGGACTTTTCCTATCGTAAATGTTTAGGTAACTTTTTAAAGAAGAAGTATCCGGATGTTGCTGAATCGTTCGTCGGCAAGTACTTCCGGAAGCCTCGTCCAAGGGGGGATCAGGCCTCAACTCCAGGATTGTCAGAACAAACCACAACTGCAGGGCTGTCGGAACAGGCCGCAGCTCCAGGGTTGCTAGGACCAGCTCCAACTCCAGGGTCATCGGAACAGGCCCCCAATCCTGGTTTGGCGGAAACAAACTAG